The following are from one region of the Kineosporia sp. NBRC 101731 genome:
- a CDS encoding bifunctional diguanylate cyclase/phosphodiesterase: protein MPPESSRRVSRSDVLAWLRDTGSVVVPGQPAAAIWSGVFSLASGALLIVLGAGFLLEQTGLTRGAGWAPTARGAVLVLMYALLGGRLVAAAIAWPQRRRATVTLASCLGLLSVGAILVDAVDPAPREVSLTAFLVMLAAQFALATFIVLDGETTLEPTRVVALDTVIICGGASSFAGFAFTTPLSGWFTHLHGHELDQALLFPAIALVMLLAVVSGTVLGRRRWSGHTAALGTGLTLLLAGNLLLMRVDPGTEPIYTPATTLLWGLGFFLATASACGPRSDTATRVRDGTGMVATLLASCAAGAVLTVETIGEAPLLVVPAAVTMAAAMARMALALHDARGAAEAYRLSLIDDLTDLPNRRAVLARIQVADSADESIGLLLADLDEFKIVNDTLGHPAGDQVLRTIARRLREVAPAEVMLGRPGGDEFIVVLPILGEQDALAKAAQLREVIARPLQILGHELALGSSVGVSVRHPGTTVGDELLRQADVAMYQAKSQQTGTLLYHADRDDFTLEHLEIAADLRRGLPDGQIHAWYQPQVNSRTFELAGIEALVRWQHPDTGLRPPGQFLPVARRSGLMPIMTEIILDTVLADIKRLLQAGIHCRMSFNVAPAELLDQALIARLLAAIDRAALAPGTLVLEITEDSLLADPDRATATLHDITSHGLDVAIDDYGAGFSSLAYLRDLPVGELKLDRSFVTTVASNPRSRTIVASTASLAQGLGLRTVAEGVEDAQAATILGDLGIDVLQGFHFARPMPYSDLRPWILSRAGSAGPHTVPRLPPNAPADRQVTPTL, encoded by the coding sequence GTGCCGCCTGAAAGCTCTCGGAGGGTCTCGCGATCCGATGTCCTGGCCTGGCTGAGGGACACCGGCTCCGTCGTCGTCCCCGGGCAGCCCGCCGCGGCGATCTGGTCAGGGGTCTTCTCGCTGGCCTCGGGAGCGCTCCTGATTGTCCTCGGGGCCGGCTTCCTGCTCGAGCAGACCGGCCTGACCCGGGGTGCGGGGTGGGCCCCGACCGCCCGGGGCGCGGTCCTGGTGCTGATGTACGCACTCCTGGGTGGCCGCTTGGTGGCGGCGGCCATCGCCTGGCCGCAACGCCGGCGGGCCACGGTCACGCTGGCCTCCTGCCTGGGACTGCTGAGTGTCGGGGCGATCCTGGTGGATGCCGTGGACCCGGCACCCCGGGAGGTCTCCCTCACCGCGTTCCTGGTGATGCTCGCCGCCCAGTTCGCGCTGGCGACCTTCATCGTGCTGGACGGGGAGACCACCCTGGAACCGACCCGGGTGGTGGCCCTGGACACGGTCATCATCTGCGGCGGGGCGTCAAGTTTCGCCGGGTTCGCCTTCACCACGCCGCTGTCCGGGTGGTTCACGCACCTGCACGGTCATGAACTCGACCAGGCCCTGTTGTTCCCCGCCATCGCCCTGGTGATGCTGCTGGCCGTCGTCTCCGGAACGGTGCTGGGCCGCCGACGGTGGTCCGGGCACACCGCCGCTCTCGGCACCGGCCTCACGCTGTTGCTCGCGGGGAACCTGCTGCTGATGCGGGTCGACCCGGGCACCGAGCCGATCTACACCCCGGCCACCACCCTCCTGTGGGGTCTCGGGTTCTTCCTGGCCACGGCGTCCGCCTGCGGTCCCCGGTCCGACACCGCCACCCGGGTACGCGACGGGACCGGCATGGTGGCAACCCTTCTGGCCTCCTGTGCCGCCGGGGCCGTGCTCACAGTGGAGACCATCGGTGAAGCCCCGTTGCTGGTGGTCCCCGCCGCTGTCACGATGGCCGCGGCCATGGCCCGGATGGCTCTGGCGTTGCACGATGCCCGGGGGGCGGCCGAGGCCTACCGTCTCTCGCTGATCGACGATCTCACCGACCTGCCCAACCGACGGGCCGTCCTGGCCAGGATCCAGGTCGCCGACTCCGCGGACGAGTCGATCGGCCTGCTCCTGGCCGACCTCGACGAATTCAAGATCGTCAATGACACGCTGGGCCATCCCGCCGGCGACCAGGTGCTCAGGACGATCGCCCGCCGGCTGAGGGAGGTCGCCCCCGCCGAGGTGATGCTCGGTCGCCCCGGCGGGGACGAGTTCATCGTGGTCCTGCCGATCCTCGGCGAGCAGGACGCCCTGGCCAAGGCCGCCCAACTGCGCGAGGTCATCGCCCGCCCCTTGCAGATCCTGGGCCACGAACTGGCTCTCGGCTCCTCGGTCGGCGTCTCGGTCCGCCACCCCGGCACCACTGTCGGTGACGAACTCCTGCGCCAGGCCGATGTCGCCATGTACCAGGCCAAGTCGCAGCAGACCGGGACCCTGCTCTACCACGCCGACCGGGACGACTTCACCCTCGAGCACCTGGAGATCGCCGCCGACCTGCGGCGGGGCCTGCCCGACGGGCAGATCCACGCCTGGTACCAGCCGCAGGTGAACAGCCGGACGTTCGAGCTGGCCGGGATCGAGGCCCTCGTCCGCTGGCAGCACCCCGACACCGGACTGCGCCCACCCGGCCAGTTCCTGCCCGTGGCCCGTCGGTCCGGGCTGATGCCCATCATGACCGAGATCATCCTGGACACGGTCCTGGCCGACATCAAACGGCTCCTCCAGGCCGGGATCCACTGCCGCATGTCGTTCAACGTCGCTCCGGCCGAGCTGCTCGACCAGGCCCTCATCGCCCGGCTGCTCGCGGCGATCGACCGGGCCGCACTGGCCCCGGGCACCCTCGTCCTGGAGATCACCGAGGACTCACTACTGGCCGACCCCGACCGCGCCACCGCCACGCTCCACGACATCACCAGCCACGGACTGGACGTCGCCATCGACGACTACGGCGCCGGTTTCTCCTCCCTGGCGTATCTGCGCGACCTGCCCGTGGGAGAACTCAAACTGGACCGGTCGTTCGTCACGACCGTCGCCTCCAATCCCCGCAGCCGGACCATCGTGGCCTCCACCGCCTCGCTGGCCCAGGGCCTCGGGCTGCGCACGGTCGCCGAGGGCGTCGAGGACGCGCAGGCGGCGACGATCCTGGGCGACCTGGGGATCGACGTCCTGCAGGGCTTCCATTTCGCCCGGCCGATGCCGTACTCCGATCTGCGGCCGTGGATCCTGTCCCGGGCCGGATCGGCCGGTCCTCACACCGTGCCGCGACTGCCGCCGAACGCCCCCGCGGACCGGCAGGTCACGCCCACCCTCTGA
- a CDS encoding peptidoglycan bridge formation glycyltransferase FemA/FemB family protein, with the protein MPGTDARSGTALWPAQHAGLTVLPISAADHERFAVKNAASITQTPAWGGVKKAWRNESIGWIEDGEVIGTALVLYRPVPGTNRSLAYIPEGPTLPWDRVLKAPSWWLNPFLNHLRSQHAFAVRMGPTQPTRYWSTATAKRGMSAEGVTRFSELEPDETYPDGAALQQALKALGWVSLEDESGQFTAGQPRLGVRVDLRDRTPEQLLKNMNQQWRRNVKKSAAAGVVVRQGDMADLPIFHRLYVETGERDQFTPRPASYFTTMWKALNAGPEPVLRLWISEYEGEPLAAALTVDVDRTCWYTYGASTSRHREVQAPTAMQWTSMRAALGRGNWVYDFRGIADTLDENERLAGLLRFKLGAGGHVVETVGEWEFTLSPLWQKAFQTYQKVQAARS; encoded by the coding sequence ATGCCTGGAACTGACGCACGCTCCGGCACGGCGCTCTGGCCGGCCCAGCATGCCGGTCTGACGGTGCTGCCCATCTCGGCCGCCGATCACGAGCGCTTCGCCGTGAAGAACGCCGCGAGCATCACCCAGACCCCGGCCTGGGGCGGGGTGAAGAAGGCCTGGCGCAACGAGAGCATCGGCTGGATCGAGGACGGGGAGGTGATCGGCACCGCCCTGGTCCTCTACCGGCCGGTGCCCGGCACCAACCGCAGCCTCGCCTACATCCCCGAGGGACCCACCCTGCCCTGGGACCGCGTCCTCAAGGCACCGTCGTGGTGGCTCAACCCGTTCCTGAACCACCTGCGCTCGCAGCACGCGTTCGCCGTGCGCATGGGCCCGACCCAGCCCACCCGCTACTGGAGCACGGCCACGGCCAAGCGCGGCATGTCGGCCGAGGGCGTCACTCGGTTCTCGGAGCTCGAGCCGGACGAGACCTACCCCGACGGCGCCGCGCTCCAGCAGGCCCTCAAGGCCCTGGGCTGGGTATCGCTGGAAGACGAGTCCGGGCAGTTCACCGCCGGGCAGCCGCGCCTGGGCGTGCGCGTCGACCTGCGCGACCGCACCCCCGAGCAGCTCCTGAAGAACATGAACCAGCAGTGGCGCCGCAACGTGAAGAAGTCGGCCGCGGCCGGTGTCGTCGTGCGCCAGGGCGACATGGCCGACCTGCCGATCTTCCACCGGCTCTACGTCGAGACCGGCGAGCGCGACCAGTTCACCCCGCGCCCCGCCAGCTACTTCACCACGATGTGGAAGGCCCTGAACGCCGGGCCCGAGCCGGTGCTGCGGCTGTGGATCAGCGAGTACGAGGGGGAGCCGCTGGCGGCGGCGCTGACCGTCGACGTGGACCGCACCTGCTGGTACACCTACGGTGCCTCGACCTCGCGCCACCGGGAGGTGCAGGCCCCCACGGCCATGCAGTGGACGTCGATGCGGGCGGCCCTGGGGCGCGGGAACTGGGTCTACGACTTCCGGGGCATCGCCGACACCCTGGACGAGAACGAGCGCCTCGCCGGCCTGCTGCGGTTCAAGCTGGGTGCCGGTGGTCACGTGGTGGAAACCGTGGGCGAGTGGGAGTTCACCCTGTCGCCGCTGTGGCAGAAGGCTTTCCAGACGTACCAGAAGGTCCAGGCCGCGCGGTCCTGA